From Synoicihabitans lomoniglobus, the proteins below share one genomic window:
- a CDS encoding SDR family oxidoreductase → MSSPTAEILSVTTLPLSGRIAVITGASSGIGAATAQRLVSLGAKVALLARRKSKLDALVAEITAAGGTALAIEVDVTSPEQVAAAAATVTAELGRASILINNAGVMLPAPITETRVNDWESMIDLNLTGALRVIGAFTPALTASAQENGVADLVNISSIAAQNVFPSFAVYSATKAAISHLSRHLRAELGPADVRVSMIEPGLVETELASHVTDPAVTDWINGAAQAMTLLKSEDIAETIGFTVALPRHVNLQQVTVMPTHQV, encoded by the coding sequence ATGAGTTCACCCACTGCTGAAATTCTCTCTGTCACCACGCTGCCGCTGTCCGGTCGTATCGCCGTCATCACGGGCGCATCCAGCGGCATCGGCGCCGCCACCGCCCAACGCCTCGTGAGTCTCGGGGCCAAGGTCGCCCTCCTCGCTCGCCGTAAATCCAAACTCGATGCCCTCGTCGCCGAGATCACCGCCGCCGGTGGCACCGCGCTCGCCATCGAGGTCGACGTGACGTCGCCCGAACAGGTCGCTGCCGCCGCCGCCACCGTCACGGCCGAGCTCGGTCGCGCGAGTATTCTGATCAATAACGCCGGGGTCATGTTGCCCGCGCCGATCACAGAAACGCGGGTCAACGACTGGGAGAGCATGATCGATCTCAACCTCACGGGTGCGTTGCGCGTGATCGGGGCGTTCACTCCGGCTCTCACCGCTTCCGCCCAGGAAAACGGTGTCGCCGACTTGGTGAACATTTCCTCGATCGCGGCTCAAAATGTCTTCCCTTCCTTCGCCGTCTACAGCGCGACCAAGGCCGCCATCAGCCACCTCTCCCGTCACCTGCGCGCCGAGCTCGGCCCCGCCGATGTTCGCGTCTCGATGATCGAGCCCGGTCTCGTCGAAACCGAACTCGCCAGCCACGTGACCGATCCCGCCGTGACGGATTGGATCAATGGAGCGGCCCAAGCGATGACGCTCCTCAAATCCGAGGACATCGCCGAGACGATCGGGTTCACCGTCGCCCTCCCGCGCCACGTCAACCTGCAGCAGGTGACGGTCATGCCCACCCATCAGGTCTGA
- the yicI gene encoding alpha-xylosidase produces MKFTDGAWLVRPGLQPHYPAEVHRVQRDGDALVVHAPTRPVRHRGDTLQGPLLTVRLDSPLEGVVRVRISHFTGSHARGPQVPLNPVEAPEVEIEETDGMVALHTGALTARLAKQGGWSLRFERPDGTTYTHSGFRSVGYVENGSGGPYMHEQLDLAVGENVYGLGERFTAFVKNGQVVENWNRDGGTGSEQAYKCVPFYLTNRGYGVLVNDTGPVSFEVGSERVSRVQFSLPGEQLEYFVIAGPTPKDVLNRLTALTGRPALPPAWSFGLWLTTSFTTQYDEATVNGFIEGMRSRDLPLHVFHYDCFWMREFCWCDFQWDERTFPDPAGQLQRLHEKGLRVSVWINPYIGQMSRLFDEAVREGYLLKKPNGDVWQTDLWQPGMGIVDFTNPAARDWFVGHLRRLLAMGVDSFKTDFGERIPTDVVWHDGSDPDRMHNHYAVLYNEAVFELLREVRGDGEAVLFARSAHTGGQKFPVHWGGDCNSTFESMAESLRGGLSLGACGFGFWSHDIGGFEGQPDPAVYKRWVAFGLLSSHSRMHGSTSYRVPWAFDEESCDVLRYFTRLKCRLMPYLFAKAVEAHRTGVPLMRAMVMEFCDDRGCDALDRQYMLGDRLLVAPVFSVAGEVDFYLPTGSWVHLLTGEERSGGWHRTHHDFMDLPLYVRTGSVLPLGGDETRPDYDWAEGVTLAIYRIEDGDTATCTVPGFDGAAETVAAVSRVGETLIVTLTGRVPSRWSVRLLPGDGEIVADPGASALTIDVP; encoded by the coding sequence ATGAAGTTTACCGACGGCGCCTGGTTGGTGCGGCCCGGCCTGCAGCCCCATTATCCTGCGGAAGTCCATCGTGTGCAGCGCGACGGCGACGCCTTGGTCGTGCATGCTCCCACGCGTCCGGTGCGGCATCGCGGCGACACATTGCAGGGACCGCTGCTCACGGTGCGGTTGGACTCGCCGTTGGAGGGCGTCGTTCGCGTGCGCATTTCTCATTTCACGGGCAGTCATGCACGCGGGCCGCAGGTGCCGCTGAATCCGGTTGAAGCGCCGGAGGTGGAGATCGAGGAAACCGACGGCATGGTGGCGTTGCACACCGGAGCGCTCACGGCGCGATTGGCCAAACAGGGAGGTTGGTCACTGCGGTTCGAGCGGCCGGATGGCACCACCTACACGCACAGCGGATTCCGCAGCGTGGGTTACGTCGAAAACGGCAGTGGCGGACCCTACATGCACGAACAGCTCGATCTCGCCGTCGGGGAAAACGTCTATGGGTTGGGCGAGCGTTTCACGGCTTTTGTCAAAAACGGGCAGGTGGTGGAAAACTGGAATCGGGACGGCGGCACGGGCAGTGAACAGGCCTACAAGTGCGTGCCGTTTTACCTGACCAATCGGGGTTACGGAGTGCTCGTCAACGACACGGGGCCGGTCTCGTTTGAGGTGGGTTCGGAACGCGTCTCACGGGTGCAGTTCAGTCTCCCGGGCGAGCAGTTGGAGTATTTCGTGATCGCGGGCCCCACGCCCAAGGACGTGCTCAACCGGCTCACGGCGTTGACCGGTCGTCCCGCCCTGCCGCCGGCGTGGTCGTTTGGCCTGTGGCTTACCACCTCGTTCACGACGCAATACGATGAGGCGACGGTGAACGGGTTCATCGAAGGCATGCGCTCCCGCGACCTGCCGCTGCATGTGTTTCACTATGATTGTTTCTGGATGCGGGAGTTTTGCTGGTGCGACTTCCAATGGGATGAACGCACCTTCCCCGATCCCGCGGGACAGTTGCAGCGCCTGCATGAAAAAGGACTGCGGGTCTCGGTGTGGATCAATCCCTACATCGGGCAGATGTCCCGCCTGTTCGATGAAGCGGTGCGCGAGGGCTACTTGTTGAAAAAGCCCAACGGCGATGTGTGGCAGACCGATCTCTGGCAACCCGGCATGGGCATCGTCGATTTCACCAACCCGGCGGCCCGGGACTGGTTTGTCGGTCACCTGCGCCGATTGCTGGCGATGGGGGTCGACAGTTTCAAAACCGACTTTGGCGAACGCATCCCGACCGATGTCGTCTGGCACGACGGTTCCGATCCCGATCGCATGCACAATCATTACGCAGTGCTCTACAACGAGGCCGTGTTCGAGTTGCTCCGCGAAGTGCGCGGTGACGGTGAAGCGGTGTTGTTTGCACGATCGGCTCACACGGGCGGACAGAAATTTCCCGTGCACTGGGGCGGTGATTGCAACTCCACCTTCGAGTCGATGGCCGAGTCCCTGCGGGGTGGTTTGTCGCTCGGCGCGTGTGGTTTTGGCTTCTGGAGTCATGACATCGGCGGATTCGAGGGGCAGCCGGACCCGGCGGTCTACAAACGCTGGGTGGCGTTTGGTCTGCTCTCTTCGCACAGCCGCATGCACGGCAGCACGTCCTACCGCGTGCCCTGGGCGTTTGATGAAGAATCCTGCGATGTCCTCCGGTATTTTACCCGGCTCAAGTGTCGGCTCATGCCCTATCTTTTCGCCAAGGCCGTCGAGGCGCACCGCACCGGCGTGCCGTTGATGCGCGCCATGGTGATGGAGTTTTGCGACGATCGCGGCTGCGATGCCCTCGACCGCCAATACATGCTCGGGGACCGCTTGTTGGTGGCACCGGTGTTTTCCGTCGCCGGCGAAGTGGATTTTTACCTGCCGACGGGCTCGTGGGTGCACCTGCTCACCGGGGAGGAGCGCTCGGGCGGCTGGCATCGCACCCACCACGACTTCATGGATCTGCCCCTCTACGTGCGGACGGGATCGGTGCTGCCGCTGGGCGGCGACGAGACCCGACCGGACTACGATTGGGCGGAGGGCGTGACGCTGGCGATATATCGTATCGAGGATGGCGATACAGCAACGTGCACCGTGCCGGGATTTGACGGCGCGGCGGAGACCGTGGCCGCGGTGAGCCGGGTGGGCGAGACCCTCATCGTGACCCTGACCGGTCGCGTGCCATCGCGCTGGTCGGTGCGCCTGTTGCCCGGCGACGGCGAAATCGTCGCGGATCCGGGGGCGAGCGCCCTGACGATTGATGTTCCCTAA
- a CDS encoding GH1 family beta-glucosidase, producing the protein MSLPCNSTFPAGFIWGVATAAAQIEGAAFTDGKGESIWDRFARQPGKVHGGDTLDVACDHYHRFDEDFALMASLGVKHYRLSISWPRIYPDGDGELNQAGLDFYARLFDAMARHGITPWVTLFHWDLPQALEDRGGWRARETVEAFGRYATTVVQAFADRIEHWITLNEIRCFTQLAYGYGLKAPGVKVDAATLNQIYHHALVSHGLAVQAVRQYGGPRAQVGLTDNSDVCIPVTETPADIAAAREWYRRKNLHLLGAISNGGYSDEYLERCGKDAPKVAADDFALISAPTDFLGLNLYTGPFVRAGADGEPEEVLLPSAYPKADSPWLHWAPQVIYWGTRLAHETYGVKSIYITENGCGYNDEPVVAGEVNDLHRREFLRAHLRELQRAIADGIPVDGYFLWSFMDNFEWEDGYERRFGIVHVDFATQQRTPKLSAHYYAAVISANRVV; encoded by the coding sequence ATGTCTCTCCCCTGCAATTCTACTTTTCCGGCCGGTTTTATCTGGGGTGTGGCTACGGCCGCGGCGCAAATTGAAGGTGCGGCTTTTACCGACGGCAAGGGGGAGTCTATCTGGGATCGCTTTGCCCGGCAGCCCGGCAAGGTGCACGGCGGTGATACGCTCGACGTGGCGTGTGATCACTACCACCGCTTCGACGAGGATTTTGCCCTGATGGCATCGTTGGGCGTGAAGCACTACCGGTTGTCGATTTCCTGGCCCCGAATCTATCCGGATGGCGACGGCGAGCTGAATCAGGCGGGGTTGGATTTTTACGCGCGGTTGTTTGATGCGATGGCGCGACACGGGATCACGCCGTGGGTGACGTTGTTTCATTGGGACCTGCCCCAGGCGTTGGAAGATCGGGGAGGGTGGCGCGCGCGCGAAACCGTGGAGGCATTTGGTCGTTACGCGACCACCGTGGTGCAGGCGTTTGCCGACCGCATCGAACATTGGATCACGCTCAACGAGATTCGCTGCTTCACCCAGCTCGCTTACGGCTACGGGCTCAAGGCCCCCGGGGTGAAAGTTGATGCGGCGACGTTGAATCAGATTTATCACCACGCGCTGGTGAGCCACGGACTGGCGGTGCAGGCGGTGCGACAATACGGCGGACCACGTGCGCAGGTGGGGCTCACCGACAACAGTGACGTGTGTATCCCCGTGACGGAGACACCGGCCGATATCGCGGCGGCGCGGGAATGGTATCGGCGCAAGAATCTGCACCTGCTCGGGGCCATCTCGAACGGTGGTTACAGCGACGAGTATCTGGAGCGTTGCGGGAAGGATGCACCGAAGGTGGCGGCCGACGATTTTGCTTTGATCAGCGCGCCCACGGATTTTCTGGGCCTCAATCTCTACACGGGGCCGTTTGTGCGAGCCGGAGCCGATGGTGAACCGGAGGAAGTGCTCTTGCCGTCGGCTTATCCCAAGGCCGACAGTCCGTGGCTGCATTGGGCCCCGCAGGTCATTTATTGGGGCACGCGGCTCGCGCACGAAACCTACGGCGTGAAGTCGATCTACATCACCGAAAACGGCTGCGGTTACAACGACGAGCCGGTGGTCGCGGGCGAGGTGAATGATCTGCACCGCCGGGAGTTTTTGCGCGCCCACTTGCGCGAATTGCAGCGGGCGATCGCGGACGGAATTCCGGTCGACGGTTATTTTCTGTGGTCGTTCATGGACAACTTTGAATGGGAGGACGGTTACGAGCGCCGCTTCGGCATCGTGCACGTTGACTTCGCCACGCAGCAGCGCACGCCCAAGTTGTCCGCCCATTATTACGCCGCGGTTATCAGCGCGAACCGCGTTGTTTGA